The following are from one region of the Salvelinus fontinalis isolate EN_2023a chromosome 5, ASM2944872v1, whole genome shotgun sequence genome:
- the LOC129855913 gene encoding centromere-associated protein E-like, with protein MQTMDIDEDTYPNKPSFTFSGINSSTSTQLLFLTILDDISILTLPERVQRSYMIFLCDSANFQWWKRPSGVAAVCLGLLCVLLLAGIIGLSLYYGVIDHHCSTERDQQTSYSLQTKEGDQQPTSYHNLTKEGQQLQSSYNTLTKERDQLQSSYNTLTKERDELQSSYNTLTKERDELQSSYNTLTKERDELQSSYNTLNKERDELQSSYNTLTKERDELQNSLTTRTKDRDQQQNSLKVMTAEREQLQNSLNSRTKERNQLQNNLNTRTTEKNQLQNSLTTKTKEKDQLQNTLTTIMRERDQLQNNLNTMIAEKKQLQNSLTTKTKEKDQLQNTLTTITRKRDQLQNYLNTRTTERDQLQNSLNTRTSERDQVQNSLNTMTSVRDQLQNILNTTTTERDQFKTRLSFYEKPCLDGWWKFGTSCYYVSSTMDTGGGGQKECRTMGGDYVIINSREEQIFINGFKKNVWIGALKQDGIWKWVDSTPFNTTYWMEGEPNNLNDKMNCVEISQTASDPLKSWKAATCTSNYWVCEKPFTP; from the exons ATGCAGACCATGGATATTGATGAGGACACGTATCCCAACAAGCCCAGTTTTACATTTTCAGGTATCAATTCAAGTACAAGCACACAGCTTTTGTTCCTTACAATCCTGGATGATATAAGTATTTTAACATTACCAGAGAGAGTTCAAAGATCCTACATGATATTTCTCTGTGATTCAGCTAATTTTCAGTGGTGGAAGAGACCCTCTGGAGTTGCTGCAGTGTGCCTGGGGCTGCTGTGTGTTCTTCTATTGGCTGGTATCATAGGCCTGTCTCTCTATT ATGGAGTCATTGATCATCACTGCTcaacagagagagaccaacagaCCAGTTACAGCCTTCAGACTAAAGAAGGAGATCAGCAACCCACCAGCTATCATAACTTGACTAAAGAGGGACAACAGCTACAGAGCAGTTACAACAccttgactaaagagagagaccagctacagagcAGTTACAACAccttgactaaagagagagacgagCTACAGAGCAGTTACAACAccttgactaaagagagagacgagCTACAGAGCAGTTACAACAccttgactaaagagagagacgagCTACAGAGCAGTTACAACACCttgaataaagagagagacgagCTACAGAGCAGTTACAACAccttgactaaagagagagacgagCTACAGAACAGTCTCACCACAAGGACCAAAGACAGGGACCAGCAGCAAAATAGTCTTAAAGTTATGACTGCTGAAAGGGAGCAATTACAGAATAGTCTTAACTCAAGGACCAAAGAGAGAAACCAGTTGCAGAATAATCTAAATACCAGGACCACAGAGAAAAACCAGCTACAGAATAGTCTCACAACCAAAACTAAGGAGAAAGACCAGTTGCAGAATACTCTCACCACAATAATGCGGGAGAGAGACCAGTTGCAGAATAATCTAAATACCATGATCGCAGAGAAAAAACAGCTACAGAATAGTCTCACAACCAAAACTAAGGAGAAAGACCAGTTGCAGAATACTCTCACCACAATAACTCGGAAGAGAGACCAGTTGCAGAATTATCTAAATACCAGGACCACTGAGAGGGACCAGCTACAGAATAGTCTGAATACCAGGACCTCTGAGAGAGACCAGGTACAGAACAGTCTAAATACCATGACCTCTGTGAGAGACCAGCTACAAAATATTCTAAATACCACGACCACTGAGAGAGACCAGTTTAAAACGAGGCTTAGTTTCTATG AGAAACCCTGTCTGGATGGATGGTGGAAGTTTGGCACCAGCTGTTACTATGTCTCCTCCACGATGGACACAGGCGGGGGCGGTCAGAAGGAGTGCAGAACAATGGGTGGAGATTATGTTATTATAAACAGCAGAGAAGAACAG ATATTTATCAATGGATTTAAGAAGAATGTCTGGATTGGTGCACTTAAACAAGATGGAATCTGGAAGTGGGTTGACAGCACACCATTTAACACTAC